A window of the Candidatus Nanopelagicales bacterium genome harbors these coding sequences:
- a CDS encoding response regulator transcription factor yields the protein MDEGAVVSEQPCVLVVDDEVALAGVIASYLEREGLRVSTAHTGPDAIQAVRELSPDLVVLDVMLPGFDGIEVCRQLRTFTDCYVIMLTARDEEIDKVVGLSMGADDYVVKPFSPRELVARVRAMLRRPRTTVGLDAGSGSDVEAAIDPASELLRLNDLSIDRLARKAWMGTRELEVTRTEFDILATMAARPRMAFTRRQLIDSVWGSDWYGDEHIVDVHIGHLRRKLGDDAAEPAVIRTVRGVGYGMVADK from the coding sequence ATTGATGAAGGGGCAGTGGTGTCCGAGCAGCCGTGCGTCTTGGTAGTAGACGATGAGGTCGCGCTGGCAGGAGTGATTGCCTCGTATCTTGAGCGCGAGGGATTGCGCGTCAGCACCGCCCACACTGGCCCTGACGCGATCCAGGCGGTCCGGGAGTTATCGCCGGACCTCGTGGTGTTGGACGTGATGTTGCCCGGATTCGACGGGATCGAAGTGTGCCGCCAACTGCGCACCTTCACCGACTGCTACGTGATCATGTTGACTGCGCGCGACGAAGAGATCGACAAGGTCGTAGGACTGTCCATGGGCGCCGACGACTACGTGGTCAAGCCGTTCTCGCCGCGCGAACTTGTGGCCCGGGTTCGCGCGATGCTGCGACGGCCCCGAACGACGGTAGGACTGGATGCGGGGTCAGGATCAGACGTCGAAGCCGCGATCGACCCAGCCAGCGAGCTGCTGCGGCTCAACGATCTTTCCATCGATCGACTAGCGCGCAAAGCGTGGATGGGCACCCGCGAACTTGAGGTGACCCGAACGGAATTCGACATCCTTGCAACCATGGCTGCTCGGCCACGGATGGCATTCACCCGTCGCCAACTCATCGATTCCGTCTGGGGTTCGGATTGGTACGGCGACGAACACATCGTCGACGTCCACATTGGTCACCTGCGTCGCAAACTCGGTGACGACGCCGCTGAACCCGCCGTCATTCGCACGGTCCGCGGAGTCGGCTACGGAATGGTGGCCGACAAGTGA
- a CDS encoding HAMP domain-containing histidine kinase translates to MKHQLGLTTRLFAGQLIVVFVGAATLLLTAAIVAPRVFADHLARSGEDTPGVQLHVRNAFESSFALSMLVATIAAGIAAGFLSWFLARRVARPISELAAASESVAAGNYQVAVPRPAFGQELSALSLAFGEMADQLASTDATRARMLADLAHELRTPLATLEAYIDGVEDKVVPASPESFATMREQVTRLRRLSNDLREAAAAQEGALHVQLTAQPIQPIVSKAVAGGEPRFAAKSVNLVNSGIVGEGVLVAADGDRLQQVLANLLDNALRHTPSGGSVRVHCTTTPTAVEIRVIDDGDGIPAEHLDSIFERFHRVDESRAFDRDGGGSGLGLTIARAIVIDHHGTLIATSAGTDTGTTIRMQLPRC, encoded by the coding sequence GTGAAGCACCAACTCGGCCTGACGACTCGGCTGTTCGCCGGCCAACTCATCGTGGTCTTCGTGGGAGCAGCCACGTTGCTATTGACCGCGGCCATTGTTGCTCCCCGCGTCTTCGCCGATCACCTTGCCCGGAGCGGGGAGGACACCCCCGGCGTGCAACTGCACGTGCGCAACGCGTTCGAATCCTCGTTCGCCCTCTCCATGTTGGTCGCGACAATCGCGGCAGGAATCGCTGCTGGCTTCCTCTCCTGGTTCCTCGCCCGCAGGGTTGCGCGACCAATTTCTGAACTCGCTGCGGCTTCCGAATCGGTCGCCGCTGGCAACTATCAGGTCGCCGTGCCCAGGCCTGCATTCGGTCAGGAACTCAGCGCATTGTCGCTTGCGTTCGGGGAAATGGCCGATCAGCTCGCGTCCACCGACGCCACCCGTGCCCGGATGTTGGCTGACCTCGCACACGAGCTGCGCACTCCGCTGGCGACGCTGGAGGCGTATATCGACGGTGTGGAGGACAAGGTGGTGCCAGCTTCACCGGAATCGTTCGCCACCATGCGAGAGCAGGTAACCCGGCTGCGCAGGCTCAGCAATGATCTGCGCGAGGCTGCCGCGGCTCAGGAGGGAGCCTTGCATGTGCAGCTCACCGCCCAACCAATCCAGCCGATTGTGTCCAAGGCAGTCGCTGGCGGTGAGCCGCGGTTTGCCGCGAAGTCCGTGAACCTCGTCAACTCCGGCATCGTCGGCGAGGGCGTTCTGGTCGCCGCCGACGGTGACCGGCTACAACAGGTGCTGGCGAACCTGCTGGACAACGCATTGCGGCACACCCCTTCGGGTGGATCAGTTCGCGTGCATTGCACAACGACGCCGACCGCGGTGGAGATACGCGTCATCGACGACGGTGACGGCATTCCTGCGGAGCACCTGGACAGCATCTTCGAACGATTCCACCGCGTCGACGAGTCGCGTGCCTTCGACCGTGACGGCGGTGGTAGCGGACTCGGCCTCACGATTGCGCGGGCCATCGTCATCGATCACCACGGAACCCTGATCGCCACAAGCGCCGGAACCGATACCGGCACGACGATCCGAATGCAGCTACCCCGGTGCTAG
- a CDS encoding DUF2752 domain-containing protein, giving the protein MTMQLEQRETARSGVLGRLGLRIAREPFDGMPKLIWFVAIGVVLAAGFAVFGLPSYQLPMPTWEFGVVTPTCGLTRASTALARGELVTAWHFNPAAFVLALAAIGAVARSVVGYLTHRWVNITMKPTRLGWVVIAALVLLWWGNQQLNAHLIMTGSI; this is encoded by the coding sequence GTGACGATGCAACTGGAGCAGCGCGAGACCGCCCGCAGCGGAGTGCTCGGACGACTGGGGTTGCGGATCGCCCGCGAGCCTTTCGATGGGATGCCTAAGCTGATTTGGTTCGTCGCGATCGGCGTGGTGCTCGCCGCCGGGTTCGCGGTTTTCGGATTGCCGAGCTATCAACTCCCTATGCCAACCTGGGAATTCGGCGTCGTCACTCCGACGTGCGGCCTCACCCGCGCCAGCACCGCATTGGCTCGAGGCGAGTTGGTGACCGCGTGGCACTTCAATCCCGCCGCATTCGTGCTTGCTTTGGCCGCTATCGGTGCCGTTGCGCGTTCCGTCGTCGGCTATCTCACTCACCGATGGGTCAACATCACCATGAAACCGACCAGACTGGGTTGGGTGGTGATTGCCGCACTCGTCCTGCTGTGGTGGGGCAATCAACAACTCAATGCGCACCTGATCATGACCGGTTCGATCTGA
- a CDS encoding redoxin family protein: protein MSTQHLVAQRSGRRTVRTVAGFAVAAVVTVVLAACGSSSAESSQYGNPMTPISAETIAGKPTTIPAPGEATVLIFYSVGCGTCVGITQHIATLAPQYPNAQYVAVNIDPSENVRTSKGFLEYIKSPAMVGVNDTNGEISKAYGVNAVSTIVVLNSDGQVVLQAVTPPKDDITAAMKTATA from the coding sequence ATGAGCACCCAACACCTCGTTGCCCAGCGCAGTGGACGCCGCACCGTCAGGACGGTCGCTGGGTTCGCGGTCGCTGCGGTGGTGACTGTCGTGCTAGCGGCCTGTGGCTCAAGTTCTGCCGAGAGCTCGCAATACGGAAATCCGATGACGCCGATCTCAGCCGAGACGATCGCGGGCAAGCCGACCACGATCCCTGCACCTGGCGAAGCAACCGTGCTGATCTTCTACTCGGTTGGCTGTGGCACCTGCGTCGGCATCACCCAGCACATCGCCACCCTCGCGCCGCAATATCCCAACGCCCAGTACGTCGCGGTGAACATCGATCCGAGCGAGAACGTGCGCACCAGCAAGGGATTTCTGGAGTACATCAAGAGCCCGGCCATGGTTGGTGTGAACGACACCAACGGTGAGATCTCCAAGGCTTACGGGGTGAACGCAGTCAGCACCATCGTGGTCCTGAACAGTGATGGCCAGGTTGTGCTGCAGGCGGTCACGCCACCCAAGGACGACATCACCGCGGCGATGAAGACCGCGACTGCCTAG
- a CDS encoding SulP family inorganic anion transporter, whose product MSAPPQGPTRPSIGSLRAKYTPRVIRTETLAGLVVALALIPEAISFSIIAGVDPKVGLYASFTMAVTIAFLGGRPAMISAATGAIALVVAPLAREYGVQYLFAAVILGGIFQVILAAGGIAKLMRFIPRSVMIGFVNALAILIALAQLPSLIDVPWLVYPMVLVGIAMIVVLPRLTTAVPAPLVAILVLTGVTLLASLNVPNVGDEGTLPDSFPQFLLPDVPFTTETLGIIAPYALAVALVGLMESLMTAKLVDDITDTHSNKTRESWGQGCANVVTGFFGGMGGCAMIGQTMINVKSAGARTRLSTFLAGLFLLILVVVFGDVVSLIPMAALVAVMLMVAAATFDWHSVKLSTLRRLPKTETFVMVVTVAVVVVTSNLAIGVIVGVVVAMVMFARRVAHMVDVSVVMDPDEQTRIYKVTGELFFASSNDLVFQFNYATDPHDVVIDMSDAHIWDPSAVAALDSIQTKYESKGKTAIIVGMNRASQALHSRHAGSVSNE is encoded by the coding sequence GCGCTCGCGCTAATCCCCGAGGCGATCTCCTTCTCGATCATTGCTGGGGTGGACCCCAAGGTCGGGCTCTACGCCTCGTTCACGATGGCGGTGACGATCGCGTTCCTGGGTGGCCGTCCGGCCATGATTTCCGCCGCGACAGGTGCGATCGCGCTAGTGGTGGCACCGCTGGCTCGCGAGTATGGCGTCCAGTATCTGTTTGCAGCCGTGATCCTCGGCGGCATCTTCCAAGTCATCCTCGCCGCCGGCGGAATCGCCAAACTCATGCGGTTCATCCCCCGCAGCGTGATGATCGGGTTTGTCAACGCGCTCGCCATTCTGATCGCGCTCGCCCAGCTCCCCAGCCTGATCGATGTTCCGTGGCTCGTGTATCCGATGGTCTTGGTGGGCATCGCCATGATCGTCGTGCTGCCGCGACTGACCACGGCGGTGCCAGCGCCGCTGGTGGCGATCCTGGTGCTCACCGGCGTCACCTTGCTGGCCAGCCTGAATGTGCCGAACGTCGGCGACGAAGGCACGCTGCCCGACAGCTTCCCCCAGTTCCTGCTACCGGACGTGCCGTTCACCACCGAGACGCTGGGCATCATTGCTCCCTACGCGTTGGCTGTTGCACTGGTTGGTCTGATGGAGTCACTGATGACGGCCAAGCTCGTAGATGACATCACTGACACGCATTCGAACAAGACGCGCGAATCATGGGGTCAAGGCTGCGCGAACGTAGTCACCGGCTTCTTCGGCGGAATGGGAGGCTGCGCAATGATCGGCCAAACCATGATCAACGTGAAGTCAGCCGGCGCCCGCACGCGTCTGTCGACATTCCTTGCGGGCCTATTCCTGCTGATTCTGGTCGTCGTATTTGGTGACGTGGTGTCGCTCATCCCGATGGCCGCGTTGGTCGCCGTGATGCTCATGGTTGCCGCCGCCACCTTCGACTGGCACAGCGTCAAGTTGTCGACGTTGCGACGGCTGCCGAAGACCGAGACCTTTGTGATGGTGGTGACCGTCGCTGTCGTCGTGGTTACGAGCAACCTGGCGATCGGGGTCATCGTCGGTGTCGTCGTGGCGATGGTGATGTTCGCTCGTCGAGTGGCCCACATGGTGGATGTCTCGGTGGTCATGGACCCCGACGAGCAGACCCGCATCTACAAGGTCACTGGCGAGCTCTTCTTCGCCAGTAGCAACGACCTGGTGTTCCAGTTCAACTACGCGACCGATCCCCACGATGTGGTGATCGACATGTCAGACGCGCACATCTGGGACCCCTCAGCGGTGGCTGCGTTAGATTCGATTCAGACCAAGTACGAGTCAAAGGGCAAGACGGCGATCATCGTCGGCATGAACCGCGCGAGCCAGGCGCTGCACTCCCGTCACGCTGGGTCCGTCAGCAACGAGTGA